A genomic segment from Branchiostoma floridae strain S238N-H82 chromosome 7, Bfl_VNyyK, whole genome shotgun sequence encodes:
- the LOC118419697 gene encoding mitochondrial import inner membrane translocase subunit Tim10 B-like, giving the protein MDPAQFQANLRNLRDFLAVYNRLTEHCFSRCVSNMNYRYLTREEEVCLDGCSGKLINANHRIIQKFAEIGPYAKLQQEQERAAAQAAAEAAAQAGAAGAQDIPTPAGVPGLPQAMPGVDSQLQTGAAPVPDSGVTATQVLGAMAGQPAAVPPVPGAVAAASIEIPGSAGPQGLATNVTQQQSTT; this is encoded by the exons ATGGATCCAGCACAATTTCAGGCAAATTTACGAAAT TTGCGGGATTTCCTGGCAGTGTATAACCGGCTCACAGAACACTGCTTCAGCAGATGTGTGTCCAACATGAACTACAGGTACCTCACAAGGGAAGAG GAAGTGTGCCTGGATGGTTGCTCTGGGAAGTTGATCAATGCCAACCACAGAATCATACAGAAATTTGCCGAGATCGGACCTTACGCTAAACTCCAGCAGGAACAGGAGAGGGCAGCTGCACAGGCTGCAGCCGAAGCAGCTGCACAAGCAGGTGCAGCAGGTGCACAGGACATTCCTACACCAGCAGGTGTTCCGGGTCTTCCACAGGCAATGCCAGGTGTTGATTCACAGCTGCAAACAGGTGCGGCACCTGTCCCAGACTCAGGTGTGACAGCAACACAGGTGCTAGGTGCAATGGCAGGACAACCTGCAGCTGTTCCACCTGTGCCAGGTGCTGTTGCAGCTGCATCAATAGAGATACCTGGAAGTGCTGGACCACAGGGACTTGCTACAAATGTGACACAGCAACAAAGTACAACATAG